In Oryza sativa Japonica Group chromosome 11, ASM3414082v1, the following are encoded in one genomic region:
- the LOC9266065 gene encoding serine carboxypeptidase-like 45, whose protein sequence is MQALVSSNRRPLAIVVAAPVLQMLLIAALLHLGSCNGGDRIERLPGQPEVSFGQYAGYVGVDDKGRRALFYYFVEAELDPATKPLVLWLNGGPGCSSLGVGAFSENGPFRPSGQVLVKNEYSWNKEANVIYLETPAGVGYSYSADAAYYQGVDDKMTAMDNMVFLQRWLEKFPQYKGRELYISGESYAGHYIPQLADVMVEFNKKNKIFNLKGIALGNPVLEFTTDFNSRAEYFWSHGLISDSTYRIFTSVCNYSRYVTEYYGGSLTPLCARVMNQVTRETSRFVDKYDVTLDVCLSSVLSQSKILTPHQQVGQRIDVCVEDETVNYLNRKDVQEALHAKLIGVKNWAVCSSVLEYELLNLQIPTINIVGSLVKSGIRVLVYSGDQDSVIPLTGSRTLVQNLARDLGLKTSVPYRVWFEGQQVGGWTQVYGDMLSFATIRGASHEAPFSQPERSLVLFRAFLQGRPLPETFS, encoded by the exons ATGCAGGCTCTGGTGAGCTCCAACAGGAGGCCATTGGCCATTGTGGTTGCAGCACCAGTACTCCAGATGCTACTAATTGCTGCATTGCTCCATCTGGGTTCTTGCAATGGAGGAGACAGGATCGAGAGGCTACCAGGGCAGCCTGAGGTGAGCTTTGGGCAGTATGCTGGCTACGTTGGTGTGGATGACAAGGGCCGGAGGGCTCTCTTCTACTACTTTGTGGAGGCTGAGCTTGATCCTGCCACAAAGCCCCTTGTGCTCTGGCTCAATGGAG GTCCTGGCTGTTCTTCACTTGGTGTTGGAGCTTTCTCAGAGAATGGCCCATTCAGGCCAAGTGGGCAGGTGCTAGTGAAGAATGAGTACAGTTGGAACAAAG AGGCCAATGTGATCTACCTGGAGACACCAGCTGGTGTTGGTTACTCCTACTCTGCTGATGCTGCATACTACCAGGGTGTGGATGATAAGATGACAG CAATGGACAATATGGTGTTCTTGCAAAGGTGGCTTGAAAAGTTCCCACAGTACAAAGGCAGAGAACTGTACATTTCTGGAGAAAGCTATGCAG GGCATTACATTCCACAACTTGCTGATGTCATGGTGGAATTTAACAAGAAGAACAAGATCTTCAACCTCAAAGGGATTGCT CTGGGCAATCCTGTTCTTGAATTCACCACTGACTTCAACTCAAGGGCAGAGTACTTCTGGTCCCATGGGCTGATTTCAGACTCAACATACAGAATTTTCACCTCAGTTTGCAACTATTCTCGCTATGTCACCGAGTACTATGGCGGGTCGCTTACCCCGCTTTGCGCAAGGGTGATGAACCAAGTGACAAGGGAGACTAGCCGATTCGTCGACAAATACGACGTCACATTGGATGTCTGCCTGTCATCAGTCCTCTCTCAGTCCAAGATCCTCACTCCTCAT CAACAAGTAGGACAGCGAATTGATGTTTGCGTCGAGGACGAGACGGTGAACTACCTGAACCGGAAGGATGTGCAGGAAGCACTCCATGCGAAGCTCATCGGTGTAAAGAATTGGGCAGTTTGCAGCAG tGTTCTTGAGTATGAGCTACTCAATTTGCAGATTCCAACCATTAACATAGTGGGATCACTTGTAAAGTCTGGCATCCGGGTGCTAGTTTACAG CGGTGATCAAGACTCGGTGATCCCGCTAACCGGGAGCAGGACTCTTGTGCAGAACTTGGCGCGCGATTTGGGCCTCAAGACGTCGGTCCCGTACCGGGTTTGGTTTGAAGGGCAGCAG GTTGGTGGATGGACTCAGGTTTATGGAGACATGCTGTCCTTTGCCACCATCAGAGGGGCCTCCCACGAGGCGCCGTTCTCGCAGCCCGAGCGGTCTCTCGTGCTCTTCAGGGCATTCCTTCAGGGAAGGCCTCTGCCAGAAACCTTCTCATGA